A portion of the Pseudomonadota bacterium genome contains these proteins:
- the rplR gene encoding 50S ribosomal protein L18, translating to MATQLVGRARRKRRIRKKMRGTSTRPRLTVFRSARHIYAQVVNDDERRTLTAVCSLTKDIGATNADGGKLKVAAVVGAAIAARCVEKGIAQVVFDRNGYPYHGRVKALAEAARGGGLSF from the coding sequence TCGGACGAGCAAGACGAAAACGCCGCATCCGCAAGAAAATGCGCGGAACGTCGACCCGCCCTCGGCTCACAGTGTTTCGCAGCGCACGCCATATCTACGCCCAGGTTGTGAACGACGACGAGCGGCGTACGCTGACGGCGGTCTGTAGCCTTACCAAGGACATCGGCGCAACCAACGCGGACGGTGGCAAGCTCAAGGTGGCAGCGGTGGTGGGTGCTGCGATCGCAGCGCGCTGTGTCGAGAAAGGGATCGCGCAGGTCGTTTTTGACCGAAACGGCTACCCCTACCACGGACGTGTCAAGGCACTGGCTGAAGCAGCTAGAGGCGGCGGCCTGAGCTTCTAG
- the rpsE gene encoding 30S ribosomal protein S5, with translation MNEINPSNLEDLTERVIHINRVAKVVKGGRRFSFSALVVVGDGHGHVGVGLGKANEVPDAIRKGNERAKKSLFKIPLAGGTIPHTVYGHHGAGNVLLRPASPGTGVIAGGAVRAVVEAAGIKDVLSKCIGTHNKQNVVNATVAALRLLESPEDVSSRRGLAVGRSEGQQQQSME, from the coding sequence ATGAACGAAATAAACCCAAGTAACCTCGAGGACCTGACCGAGCGGGTCATCCACATCAACCGTGTGGCCAAGGTGGTCAAGGGCGGGCGGCGCTTCAGTTTCAGCGCGCTGGTCGTCGTCGGCGATGGGCATGGCCACGTGGGTGTGGGGCTCGGAAAGGCCAACGAAGTGCCGGATGCTATCCGCAAGGGCAACGAGCGGGCCAAGAAGAGCCTGTTCAAGATTCCCTTGGCCGGCGGGACGATTCCTCACACGGTGTACGGGCATCACGGCGCCGGTAACGTGCTGCTTCGTCCCGCAAGCCCGGGTACTGGAGTGATCGCGGGTGGCGCAGTTCGCGCCGTCGTAGAGGCTGCCGGCATCAAGGACGTGCTTTCCAAATGCATCGGGACGCACAACAAGCAGAACGTCGTGAACGCTACCGTGGCGGCGCTTCGCCTGCTTGAGTCCCCTGAGGACGTGTCCTCACGCAGGGGACTCGCCGTCGGACGATCCGAGGGGCAGCAGCAACAGAGCATGGAATAG
- the rpmD gene encoding 50S ribosomal protein L30, whose translation MKAKLKVVQLRSVIGRPPAQRRIVRGLGLRGPHSYVIVDNNRSFRGMVKKVLHLVSVEECDG comes from the coding sequence ATGAAGGCCAAGCTCAAGGTCGTGCAGCTGCGCAGTGTCATCGGGCGCCCGCCGGCGCAACGTAGGATCGTGCGTGGACTCGGTCTCCGTGGCCCGCACAGCTACGTAATAGTCGACAACAACCGCTCCTTTCGTGGCATGGTAAAGAAGGTGCTGCATCTGGTTTCGGTGGAGGAGTGCGATGGATAG